The proteins below are encoded in one region of Candidatus Schekmanbacteria bacterium:
- a CDS encoding prepilin-type N-terminal cleavage/methylation domain-containing protein, whose amino-acid sequence MKAVNNLFMIYRKNNKAFTLLELVVAITILSIITSFIYGVYTGSVKTIDKTSAKVEMYDKARLVLDRMAYELASAATSIDEPEPGFSSFFYGADDKTGGVDTDEIEFVARTNKGNYRFNGKPVLTRISYYLDIKRSERKKEKKKRVYTLYRSEDVIFHREDFEKIKEEEFIDNCRGLNFEYRTDRGWIDNWEDDSNSKQQRGKIPKAVKITLVLTDEEDNEVKFSTIVDLPCSR is encoded by the coding sequence ATGAAGGCAGTGAATAATTTATTTATGATTTATAGGAAAAATAATAAAGCTTTTACTCTGCTTGAACTCGTAGTGGCAATTACTATTCTTTCTATTATTACTTCCTTTATTTATGGAGTTTACACAGGAAGTGTTAAAACCATTGATAAAACTTCAGCAAAGGTTGAAATGTATGATAAAGCACGTCTTGTCCTCGATAGAATGGCTTATGAATTGGCATCTGCCGCAACTTCAATTGATGAGCCGGAACCGGGATTTTCTAGTTTTTTTTACGGTGCTGATGATAAGACAGGAGGGGTTGACACAGATGAGATAGAGTTTGTTGCAAGAACAAATAAAGGCAACTATCGCTTTAACGGAAAGCCTGTGCTCACAAGAATAAGCTATTATTTGGACATTAAAAGGAGTGAGAGGAAGAAAGAAAAAAAGAAAAGGGTTTATACACTATATAGAAGTGAAGATGTGATTTTTCATAGAGAAGATTTTGAAAAGATAAAAGAGGAGGAATTCATAGATAATTGTCGGGGTCTGAATTTTGAATATCGCACCGACAGGGGATGGATAGACAATTGGGAAGATGATTCAAATTCAAAACAACAGAGAGGGAAAATACCAAAGGCAGTAAAGATTACTTTAGTCTTGACAGATGAAGAGGACAACGAAGTGAAGTTTTCAACTATTGTAGATTTGCCATGCAGTCGTTGA